The following proteins are encoded in a genomic region of Glycine soja cultivar W05 chromosome 17, ASM419377v2, whole genome shotgun sequence:
- the LOC114392284 gene encoding probable inactive leucine-rich repeat receptor-like protein kinase At3g03770: MGNRLYLSVFLVFVTVLLSIFHTEQLQSSDSKTLLRIQQQLNFPPVLSSWNKNTDFCSTDSTSSLTVVCYEGTITQLHIVGETRALLLPRNFSIDSFVRTLVRLPSLKVLTLVSLGIWGPLPGKIAHLSSLEIVNVSSNFLYGSIPLQFSLLSHLQTLILDDNMFSGHLPEWLDSFPALTVLSLKNNLFNSSLPDSLNSLENLRILSLSHNHFYGPVPDLGRLANLQVLELDDNAFGPRFPQLGDKLVTIVLRNNKFRSSIPDEVSSYYQLEKLDISANTFVGPFQLALLSLPSITYVNISGNKLTGMLFENLSCNPGLEAVDLSSNLLTGSLPKCLMSNSNDRTVLYARNCLETNQNQHALPFCHTEAIAVGIVPEGKKHKRVSKEVLSIGIVCGTFGGVAIVALLFFIIRRESVKSKIKNPPTKLISENAASGYTSKLISDARYISQTMKFGTVGLPPYRVFSLEEIVAATNNFDSASFMGEGSQGKMHRGQLKDGLLVAIRSVKMNRSYSTQDFMHNIEQISKYRHRHLVSVLGHCFECYLDDSSVSSIFVVFEYVPNGTLKSWISDGHYRKSLTWMQRIEATIGVAKGIQFLHTGIVPGVYSNNLKITDVLLDQNFVAKISSYDLPLLSYTRKVGQVNPSSGCRSPSIKKRVKHEDKSDVYDFGVILLELILGRTIKSRNVDTLKDLLQASITTNGEARRSIIDPAVRKACLDQSLKTMMEICVRCLVKEQAERPSIEDVLWNLQFAAQVQDAWRGDSQSSSSSDGSPISPLASRPLNFH, encoded by the exons ATGGGAAATAGGCTCTATCTTTCAGTGTTTCTGGTTTTTGTAACAGTTTTACTTTCAATCTTTCATACAGAGCAACTGCAATCCTCTGACTCTAAAACCCTTCTAAGAATTCAACAGCAATTGAACTTTCCACCAGTTTTAAGCAGCTGGAACAAAAACACAGACTTTTGCAGCACAGATTCAACATCTTCTCTTACTGTTGTGTGCTATGAAGGCACCATAACTCAGCTGCACATAGTTGGTGAAACAAGAGCTCTACTCCTCCCTAGAAATTTCTCAATAGATTCCTTTGTCAGAACACTGGTTAGGCTTCCAAGTTTGaaagtcctcactttggtttcTCTTGGCATATGGGGTCCATTGCCGGGTAAGATTGCTCATCTGTCATCACTCGAAATAGTCAATGTGAGTTCAAATTTTCTGTATGGTTCCATCCCTTTACAGTTCTCATTACTGTCACATCTCCAAACACTCATTCTAGATGACAACATGTTTTCTGGCCACCTTCCTGAATGGCTGGATTCCTTTCCAGCCCTGACTGTGCTGAGTTTGAAAAACAACTTGTTCAACAGCTCCCTCCCAGATTCGCTAAATAGCTTGGAGAATCTGAGGATTCTTTCACTTTCTCATAACCATTTTTATGGACCGGTGCCTGATTTGGGCCGTTTGGCAAATCTTCAAGTGCTGGAATTGGATGATAATGCTTTTGGACCTCGGTTTCCACAGCTTGGTGACAAATTGGTTACTATAGTACTAAGAAACAATAAGTTCAGGTCTAGTATCCCTGATGAAGTGAGTTCATATTATCAACTTGAGAAACTTGACATCTCAGCAAACACATTTGTTGGCCCATTCCAGCTAGCACTGTTATCACTTCCTTCTATTACTTATGTGAACATTTCTGGAAACAAATTAACAGGAATGCTTTTTGAGAATCTGTCCTGCAATCCTGGACTTGAAGCAGTGGATTTATCCTCAAATCTTTTGACTGGGAGCTTACCAAAATGTTTAATGTCAAATTCCAATGACAGGACTGTCTTGTATGCTAGAAATTGTCTAGAGACAAATCAAAATCAGCATGCACTGCCCTTTTGCCACACTGAAGCCATAGCTGTGGGAATTGTGCCTGAGGGAAAGAAGCACAAACGAGTATCTAAGGAAGTTCTCTCCATTGGGATAGTATGTGGAACTTTTGGAGGAGTAGCAATTGTTGCACTGCTTTTCTTTATTATCAGAAGAGAAAGTGTCAAAAGCAAAATCAAGAATCCTCCAACAAAATTAATATCAGAGAATGCAGCTTCTGGATACACCTCTAAGTTAATCTCTGATGCAA GGTATATATCTCAAACAATGAAGTTCGGAACAGTTGGTCTGCCTCCTTATCGAGTTTTCTCACTAGAAGAGATTGTAGCAGCTACAAACAACTTTGACTCAGCTTCTTTTATGGGTGAAGGTTCTCAGGGAAAG ATGCACAGAGGTCAACTAAAGGATGGTTTACTTGTTGCCATTAGAAGTGTAAAAATGAACAGAAGCTACAGCACTCAAGATTTCATGCATAACATAGAGCAGATATCGAAGTACAGGCATCGTCATTTAGTCAGTGTTCTTGGACACTGCTTTGAATGTTATTTGGATGATTCAAGTGTCAGCAGCATATTTGTTGTCTTTGAGTATGTACCAAATGGCACTCTCAAGAGCTGGATCTCAG ATGGACACTATAGAAAATCCCTGACATGGATGCAACGCATAGAAGCTACAATTGGAGTAGCAAAGGGCATCCAATTTTTGCATACAGGGATTGTCCCTGGTGTATATTCAAACAATCTCAAAATAACAGATGTTTTACTTGACCAAAATTTTGTTGCGAAAATCAGCAGTTATGACCTGCCTCTGTTATCTTACACGAGAAAG GTTGGGCAAGTTAATCCTTCAAGTGGATGCAGAAGTCCTAGCATTAAGAAAAG AGTAAAACATGAAGACAAGTCTGATGTATATGATTTTGGAGTAATACTGCTGGAGCTCATTCTAGGAAGGACAATAAAGTCAAGGAATGTGGACACTTTAAAGGATCTG TTGCAAGCAAGCATAACAACTAATGGTGAAGCTAGGAGGAGCATTATAGATCCAGCAGTTCGCAAGGCGTGCTTGGATCAATCATTGAAGACAATGATGGAGATTTGTGTGAGATGCCTAGTCAAAGAGCAAGCAGAGAGGCCATCCATAGAGGATGTTTTGTGGAATTTGCAGTTTGCAGCTCAAGTCCAAGATGCATGGAGAGGGGACTCTcaaagtagtagtagtagtgacGGTTCTCCCATCTCACCTTTAGCATCTCGACCATTGAACTTCCATTAG